The DNA window GGCCAGCTCCGAGGACATCTACGCGGCGCTGCCCGCCGCGGTCGGCGACGGCCTCAAGGTGCTGGACCAGTCGGCGGCCGAGGACAAGGACTCGATCGGCGTCACCGCGGACACCGCGGCGAAGTACAACCTGAAGACCATCGCGGACCTGCAGCCGGTGGCCGGCGACCTGATCCTGGGTGGCGCACCGGAGTTCGAGACCCGTCCCGACGGCGTCCCGGGCCTGCTGGAGAAGTACGGCGTCGAGTTCAGCGAGTTCAAGACGCTGGACGCGGGCGGCCCGCTGACCGTGGCCGGCCTGAAGAACGGCCAGGTCGACGCCGCCGACCTGTTCACCACCGACCCGGCCATCGAGGCGAACGGCTTCGTCATCCTCGAGGACCCGGAGAACCTGTACACCGCGCAGAACGTGCTGCCGCTGATCAACGCGGAGAAGTCCACCCCGGCGGTCGAGGAGGCGCTCAACGCCGTCTCCGCCGTGCTGACCACCGAGGACCTGATCGACCTCAACTCGAAGGTCGCCGCCGGTACCGCTTCCGACGCGGTCGCCGACGCCTGGCTGTCGGAGAAGGGTCTGTCCTGATCCCGACCGGGCCGCGGCTGAGCGCTGCGGCCCGGCCCGGCGTACCGAGTTGTGATGCGCTGAGCTGACGACGAGAGCCGGTGACCCTGTGCGGGTCACCGGCTCTCGTCGTTCCCGGGGATCCTTGCACTCGTGCCCCGACGTTCGCGTGGATCATGTCCGTCCGCAGGTCGCCCTGAGCGGGAAATGGGACGCGTGGGACAGGAGTCGCCGAGTTCGCCCCTGCAAGATCAGGGCGCTGGTGGGCAGGGATCACCGACGCCCGCAGGTCACCCCGGCCCGGACATGGGACGCGTGGGGCAGGGGTCGCCGATGTCGCCCCTGCGAGCCCGGCCTTGACGACGAGGCGCGGTGGGAGGGAGATCAGCTCAGGCGGACGGTGGCGCGGGCCTTGCCCAGCACGGTCTGCCCGGCGAACCGTGCGGTGAGGTCCACCCGCACGGTGCCGGCGTCGGCATCGATCGCGCCGATCAGCGCGGTGAACTCGACGGTCGCGCCGTCCTCGTCGTCCGGCACCGGGACGGGGCGGGTGAAGGTGACGCCGTAGTCCAGGACCCGGCCCGGGTCACCGGCCCAGTCGGTCACCAGCCGGCCGCCGAGGGCCATGGTGAGCATGCCGTGGGCGATCACGTCGGGCAGCCCGACCGAGGTCGCCACCCGGGCGTTCCAGTGGATCGGGTTGAAGTCGCCGGAGGCGCCGGCGTAGCGGACCAGCTGGCCGCGCCGGACCTGGACGGTCAACGGCGGGAGGGCGTCGCCCACGGTCAGGTCGGCGAGTACGGGCTGCGGCAGCGTGGAGGTCATCAGATCCCCCGGGCCACGAGGGTGCCGGTGCCGGTGCAGACCGGGCTGCCGTCGCCGTCCACGATCTCGGTGCGCAGACCCAGCACGTCGTTGCCGGCGAGCACCCGGATCGACTCGACCACGATGGTGGTGTGCAGTTCGTCGCCGGCGTGGATCGGGCGGTGATGGGTGAACCGCTGATCGCGGTGGACCACCCGGGAGAAGTCCAGACCCAGACCCGGATCGTCGATCAACAGGTCCTGGGCGGGGATCACCAACGTCATCGCGAACGTCGGCGGGGCCACGACGTCAGGGTGGCCGGCGGAACGCGCGGCCACCCTGTCGTGGTAGAGCGGATTGTCGTCACCGATCGCGGCGGCGAACTCCCGGATCTTCTCGACGCCGACGAGATACGGCTGCTCGAGCGGGAAGGTCCTGCCGACGTAGGTCGGATCCAGCGGCACGGCGAGAACCGTCAGCGGGTCTCTTTGTGGGCGCGGTGCACGCCGCAGTTCGGGCAGAACTTCTTGATCTCGAGACGATCGGGATCGTTCCGCCGGTTCTTGCGGGTGATG is part of the Nakamurella alba genome and encodes:
- a CDS encoding ABC transporter substrate-binding protein → MKKIRLSAIAAAATALALVAAGCGSDSTPATSTTPAATTSSAASSAAPTSSDAGTSSSEAPGSASEGSSTGGADGTGQTVIIGSADFGESELLMNIYAGALEAKNVTVELKPRIGSREAYIPALQDGSIDLVPEYSGVLLAYFDAESTAASSEDIYAALPAAVGDGLKVLDQSAAEDKDSIGVTADTAAKYNLKTIADLQPVAGDLILGGAPEFETRPDGVPGLLEKYGVEFSEFKTLDAGGPLTVAGLKNGQVDAADLFTTDPAIEANGFVILEDPENLYTAQNVLPLINAEKSTPAVEEALNAVSAVLTTEDLIDLNSKVAAGTASDAVADAWLSEKGLS
- a CDS encoding MaoC family dehydratase; translated protein: MTSTLPQPVLADLTVGDALPPLTVQVRRGQLVRYAGASGDFNPIHWNARVATSVGLPDVIAHGMLTMALGGRLVTDWAGDPGRVLDYGVTFTRPVPVPDDEDGATVEFTALIGAIDADAGTVRVDLTARFAGQTVLGKARATVRLS
- a CDS encoding FAS1-like dehydratase domain-containing protein, translating into MPLDPTYVGRTFPLEQPYLVGVEKIREFAAAIGDDNPLYHDRVAARSAGHPDVVAPPTFAMTLVIPAQDLLIDDPGLGLDFSRVVHRDQRFTHHRPIHAGDELHTTIVVESIRVLAGNDVLGLRTEIVDGDGSPVCTGTGTLVARGI
- the rpmG gene encoding 50S ribosomal protein L33; translation: MAATDVRPKITLACEVCKHRNYITRKNRRNDPDRLEIKKFCPNCGVHRAHKETR